In Bombus vancouverensis nearcticus chromosome 12, iyBomVanc1_principal, whole genome shotgun sequence, the genomic stretch tatatttttgatattaaaaattttgaaattaggAGATGGATAATGCAAGAATCATCATCATGTATTTATTCTTAAATTTAAGTAGATGTATGAAAAATAGAATAAGTATTTGATAGAGAAACtttgataattaaaaaagaaatgaaaaatgtaaatttacttTTATATACTATCATATACTTTATTAAGATAAAAATGACATAATTCAGATTACAATCTAAATACTAATGTTATAATACCATATGTATAAAACAGATAGATTTTATCGAATATAACGAGTATAACGTCTTCATTTTGATATCTTTTATTATACCCCATATCTTTTTCTTAAATCTtattaaaatttagaaatataaaGCAAACTGTGTTGGAAAAACGTGTTGCATCAGTTCTACaaaaaataattgtataaatagcttgttatagtaatataaactgtacatacaaaattgtaGGACTTGAACTCTAGtaggaaaaaaaaataaaagaatacgtAAAATCATGTTAGTAAATTGTCTGCATCGAATAATGGAAATATCTATCGATAATTAAACGATTTTTATACTTCATAACTTGTATATTTCTCTATATTATCAgcaattcgatatttttcatacataATTAATCGTGTACACTTACTATAATAACTCATGATCTGTACGAAGACCGTGATATCTTCTTAATTTTTTAACGATTGTATTTAACTTTCACGAGGAACCTTCGTTTTTCGTGGAAGCTGAGTATTGTGTATTTCTAATGAAACAATCACTTCAATATTTGACACGTGTATGTAATTGTAAAAACATTTATCGCAATTATACTCCTATATAATTGAAGTACAATTGCAGACGATGGATCCTCGTGTGTTTGGCAAATTACAAGTACAGTTGTAATTAGGCTGTCTTTTCTTATCAGAACAAAATGCAATCACTTCGATTTTCCATGTACAATCGATGATTCGTTCGTCGTTCAATTATAGGGATTGAGTGTACattgtatttgttatatataaaatttgaatttgttatatataaattctaattcttccttttttttcacgATTCAATTTCAATTGTTCACTTTACAAAATCCATTCTTCTTAATCCAAttctaatttcaaattaaagaAAACACATGATTTGAGCAGTATGGGAAATTATTTCCTTCATTTCcactctccttcttcttcttcttctcctttttcttgcTTATTTCCTTCTTATACTTTTTCATAGTAGGAGTAGGagtagtggtagtagtggtggtagtagtaatagtagtaatagtagtagcagtagtagtagtagtagcagtagtagtagtagtagtagtaagtagtagtagtaattaAATCATAATACCCACATATAGTTTATCGACGTATTCCTATAATCCTATTTTGAGCCTCTGAATGTTTATGCACCATGTAAGGATTGCATCAACAGTAAGagtatcatttattaatttcttttttctcttttatatacgtatatgtaatatgtatacTTTTTTTACGTATTATTTGACTATTGGCAGCAATATTATGACCTTCGGCGCTTCAAAGTGCAATCAAAACGCTgttcgataaaaaattgaagACTGCTCTACGTTGAAGGCTGGTTGACCCTGAAACAACTCTGACTAGACATACATGGGAGTAGAAATTACTCGATCAATTATATAAGATGATTATATAAACGTTGAAAACACTTCTTGGTCCAGACCGAGAAATAAAACATTCGAAAAATTTACAATGTCTCGTAAAAGTAAAAACATGCACTTGTCGAAGGTGCTTTAATCAATAGCAGTTTATAGCGATAAACGATTCCTAATTCGTAAGATCATCTTCGTCTGTGGTATTATATACATCACACGAAATGCCCTTTATGTTTATTATAATACCTCTAATAAAACGCTCAAAATACTTGGAAAAAAATCCTCGTAGTACCATTTTGCGTAACaatgtattattttttttctaccaATAACAATATGTTATCGGTCGAAAAAGTACAGTCCTTCTATAATACTTTCCCCGATGTATGCTAGGCATTATTTTGGAGGGTATCGATTCCTTCCCGGATAGCCAAACGCAGCCTAACTACTCAGAACAGCCTAGTAAATACttttatttcgatataattttctttctactTAACATCTACTTCCGCACTTTGGCCATCCGGGCCGGATACCTCTTGAAAGAAAGCTTCTTTGAAACCTTCACCGTGGCTTCCTTTGAATCATTTTAATTTGTCTTGCTCTTtcgatgatgacgatgatgatgcaCGTGACGATGATGCAGGTGTGACCTTGTCTCCTGCACGGCCGCCACCAGTGTTCTCACGGTTTCCTCGTGCCCCTCGAAACTGTCCGTTTTCTTCAGCTGGCTAAGAGATGAGGCTCCCCCCTCGCTGGTCGTTACACTGCGTTTGCTTTTTGGCCGAGGAAATGTTTCCCAGGAACGCTGCTTCTGCACCAGAGACGACGACTTCGGTGTAGGCCCAATCAAAAGAACCATTGTTTTCCTGGGATCCTGCGCGGATTGACCTACCGTCCCATCGACAATACTCGATCGCCTGCTTCCTGAGCCGGTGGTACTTAGGCTGTCACAGCTCGCACGTCGACGTCTCCTCACCTCCGTCGAGGCCTTCTCATCCGCGTAGAACACATCCTCCGAGTCACTAGCTGGATACACTTTGGTTCCCTTGCCTGCAGGAATCGATTGCTCGTCGGGAACCGCGTGTACCTGAGCCTGAACTCGCTTCTTCACCTCTCCCGTGCTGGACGCCTCCGAAATTCGTTGATATTCTCCTTCTTCCCCTGCTAGAAGTATGTGAATGATTTAAATGAATGAACTAGGATGATAAAATCAAATATGTCGCTTCATGCACCCTTCTTTGAGAAATTAGTTATATTAATGTTTCGGAGAACCGATGttgtaaaattaaaagaaacaatGTAGCTAAGATATATGGTTTTTAAATGATGTTTGATGTGAAATGTTTGTTCTATTATGTAgaagaatttgaagaatttgGCATGAGAGATAGGTAATTGAATGATAAATTGAATTGAACCGTGCATTTACACAGACAttggtttaattaaaattttcatgATGTGCACCGAATGAAAAGAATACTCGAACTGTATAACTTGGAAGAAAGATGGAAATATCGTCCATCATCCATTAATACCCATTACATTGTTTTAAGTGGAACAGTATGTAATAACCGCATCACTTGTCAGTACGTTTGCTCCGAAGCGAGCCACTCTGTGCATCAACTTATACCTTAATTAATTAGCCGGCATAACTTTGAATGAAAGCGATACTTTGCCGCACTCGTTCCTGAATTGGGCGCGATAGTACAATAATTCTCGTGTACATTCATCAGGATTTTATTTACATCGATCATAAATGCTATCTACATAATCCTCTGAACTATCGTCAAATTTATAGCATCAAATTCTTTCTAGCAACATTATTTACTCGTGCATACAATCCTCACAGATCTATTCTTACCAGTCGTATGCGACTGTGGTTGCTGGGAATCCGTGCACCTTTCTGGTTGATCGAGTCCCTCGGCAGAATTATCTCCACTGCCACCCTTCAGAGATCGATACAAAGATCGTACTTTGCTGGCAGACCAGTGACCAGGCGGTGTTTTAGGCTTCGTATTGTCGGGAGACTTCCTCGGTCGTCGGCTCTGACTGCGATCACGACTTTCCTCTCTTCCCGGCGATTTCTTACGATCTTCTTTACTTCTAGCTTTTTCGATCAATTGGTTAAGCATTCCTCTTTTCGAGTCCGTTGATTTGGCCGTTCCATAGACAATAATGTTTCCACTCGAATCCAAGATAGCTTCGACATCAGCGGAAGGAGTACGGCAACGTGTTGGTACCTCCTTCGTTTCTAAATGAAAAATTCACGTGGATCACGTGATAATCTTGAAATTGGAGTATATTGAAATTAAGAGTAAATACCTTTCATGTAAAGCGCGTTATCTGCACTAGTTGCAGTAGTACGCGAATGTCGATGATCCTTGGTCGGGGCTTGGGTTTGCGGTTGCGGTGGTTCCTGCATTTGTAAACGTGCCAAGTGATCCAGTAACGCCTGCAAATGCTGATTACTGGCTGCATCAGAGGCTATCATGCTTACTTCACCAGCACTAACTCCGGTTGCGAAAGATTTTATATACGGTTCTAATTGTTGAGCAAGATTCTGCAATTGTTTTACCTGACTTCTTAACGATAGGATATCGTTCATCTGAATGAACAAAGGAATTCATTAATCAACGTATCTGCAAGACGTTCAAGCTTTGCCAATAATAAAATCTAAATAATACCTGAGAatggaatatttctttttctatgtGAATTCTACATAACTGTTCATCCCAAAGTGTATCGAACACGTTTCTAAGACGTTCTAGTTCCATCTGATAATGCTCTAATTGTTGCTCTAGTACCCGACAATCCCTCGCCACCTGTTCGTAACGTATGCCCAACGGAGGTGTGTTAGCTCTTCTCAGAACTGCCACATCACGATGTAATTCTTCTAAACGTTCCTTCACAGTGAGCAATTGCTGATTCAATTCCTTCAGCTGACTATCAAATGTTCGACAGTGGCTGGAAAACGGTCCACCGTCGGTCCCGCTCTTGGTTGGAATCCTGTGAGCAGACTTGCTGCTCTGCTTGGAAAAGAAATATCTCACGTAAACTCTGAGCCATTTCTTCCCAGAACGTCAGacatgtatatagatatatacggGTCTGAATAAACTGTCTGATACTGACTACCACATCATCGGCTAAGAAACtaacaagaaacgaaacgtTTTCACGTCTGCCGAGAACAGTCAATTTGCTACAAGAATGACTGTATTCTAATCTGGCTACTAACTACCACCATACGATTAAGTACAAGCCACATCATATATCGAGTAAAATCCTGTAAACAAAAATACTTACACAGAAGTGTGCGCGAGAAATGCAATGAAAAAGAAACTTGTAATATGAACGTAAAGATGGAATTCGTAATCGAGAGGTGGCCAGGCTAAATGTATCTAAGTACCTGAATCACTGGCGGATCCTGTTGAGCCGTCGTGTGAGTTTGGTCATATAATGATTCCTTCTGGGATTGACCGATGTACGGTTGCAGTGCGCGAGCAAATTCATTCTTATAATTAGTCTTCAGATGTGCAGTCAATAGAGGCGGCCTCGATGGATATCCTAATTGTGCGACTCGACTTAGTCGTTCCAACATCGGATGGGCTAGCTCGAGAAATTGATATTTCGTCGCGCCGCTAGTAAAGGCAGTGCATAGCATTAAATGCATCTGCAGCACAGGAAGTGCACTACCTAATGAAAGCAATTGGCTTCGAACCatcctttccttcgtttcaaacTGTCGCTGCAATTCTGTCAGAGTACTTCCGTGCGTCTTCGTTATGGCTTCCTGCATTCCCTGACAGAAAGAATTCAATGTCCTTTTTTCGGAATCCAAACTATGTCGTAGTTCATCCAATTGTGATTTTAAAGCCAACACTCCGTCTCGCACGCCAGCTTGCAGCTCACAAATGGAATTAACAGCTCGTTCCATCTTCTTCGAAGCCTGTTGCCAAGCACTTTCAATATCAACGCAGTGAAGCCTCGCATCCGCAGGGGTGTCGCGAAAACAAGTAGCGCAGAGCATGCACTTGGCACTTTGACTATACATTATGTATTGTTCTCCGTGGGTCGGGCAACGACGTTGTGTATCCTTGGTGCATTTGCTCATATGTAACACCTCGTGTGTAGAGAACATCTTCGCACGATGGGTATTCTCCCTGCAGTGTGTACACAAAGCTTGTCCTATATTCAAAAATAGTTTTAAGTTTCAAGGATAAGATAGTAGGATGATTGGGGttacatttattattgtttGCTACTTACCACATGTTGTACAAAAAAACATAGTAGACTTGTCCCGTTTATCACAGTTGGCACAAGGTGGATTCTCAGAGTTTGCCAACTCAACTAGCTGACGTATCAGCTGATCAGGCGGTGGTTGTTGTGCTCCATCTTTCAACTGTGTCTGTTGCCTATGAGCAGTAATGTATTGTAAATTTGTGGTAACAGGCAATAGAAAGTGTAAagaataatatgaaaaatacttCAACTCTTGCAAAAGAATATTATCACAAACTATGTAGAAAAATTCTCAGAGAAGTCATATATGAAGAGAAAAGGATTTCAAAGAACCATTACAACAGAATAAACAATTACAATAAGATGAATCTATAGAATTCCATTCTGAACGATAAATCAGAAACACGTACACTTTACAATAAAGAAATATGTCTAAACAAGTACTTGCAAAACAAACATAATTTACAActtatacaaaaaataaaaataactttaGCTATATGGgttttatttcatatatatctCAATGAAGTTAAGCAAAACTTATCGCACCCATACATTCTATGCCACAAACATCAAAACAATTAGgaaatttcattctttaaaCCCAAGATCATCGAAACAAAAGTGTACGAAGCAAAAGATCATCGTGGAGAAGGAACTGACAAAGACATAACAAATTTTGTCACTATGTTAAGACACAAAATTTACACAGAGACAGTAGAACTAATAGGAAATGTAATAACATGCACATAGTAGCCGAACCTAACCCAGACCTGGGATCATCACCCACCCTAAGGACGCCATGCAATAACAGTCGTTGTTATCTACCCGCAGATGGGACAGGAGACTTTTCCCTCAAGATGAGGGCCACGGATGCAGCGGGCACAAAAGGTGTGAAAGCAGGACAGCAGACAAGGCTCGTTGTAATAGTCATGACAGACACCGCAGATGAGAGGATTCCTAGGCCCGCCACCGGTCACACCTGTCGTACCGTCATTCTCGCCGACGTCGATGCCGTCGACCGTCGTCCCCGCCGAGTTCGCCATCGTCGGCCAAACCAACGGTGGCCACCTGGAAACCAGAATCCAGAACGTGCTTCACCGACCACCACCTCAGCACCCtccttcatttttttctttctttacggTTACTTCACTATCAAAATTAAATCACtatttaataaaatcaaatGAAATACAACGTGCAACtacttgaaataataaaaagaaggaaTGTTTACCCTAAGACCGTTGGCCCGCCCGCCGCAGAAAAACCTGATAGGTAGTTTATCGGCTCGTCATTCTGACGTAGTATGGTGGGCGCAAACCCCCAGTTTGCGCCTGACGATCGACTCTGACGTCACTGAAATGGCACCAATCTCACCCCCTCCACTAAGGATGATACGTACACGTAGAAAAGAGGAcgggctgctgctgctgctgctgctgctgcacgCGCTGCTACGTGGTAAGGGTGCACCGGCCTGCACACAAGGTAACTATGACGTAAGTGTGCAGGAGTAGTGATGCACTCATACGTGCATGCACTCACAATGGATATTTGACCCTTTCTcctacaaattttcaaataattttattgtttctataagatatatatttgaaaatttgaaaaaattgtcTACGTATAGTTCAAAATCTTATTTACACATTGGAAACACTTGAAAACTTTCTTTGCACGTAATACATACTAAAATAGATATGTATATAAGAACAGAGAATTTTAACTCTCTGaataataattcataataatCGCTCGAAATTTACAAcctgtaaataataaataattacaagTTTCGTTATCATCTGCAAAATTCTAACATTTTCAAACACGCGGTAATCGCGAGACACGATAAATGATGTAAAATACTGTAAAAGTTGTAAATAGCAAAACTTGTAATAAACGGCATTTTTCGCGTGTCCCAGAACTTCAGAGTAATATCATCTGCCCATGAGCAAAGATGAATACCATATTCATCTTCACTTATAAGTAACAGCTAGGGTTGCATATGGCAATAAAATAGTGCTGCGTTAACTGGCCGGGATTTTGCTTTGTTAACTGGCCATCGCTATCCCCATTAGTTCCTTAAACTGATTCCATGCCTTTGGTTTTAGacatatatgtaaaataaacaaatatgtaaaaaatatgtgTGGGTATTCGTATCTCATTTGTCTTCTATCAAGAAAAACGATACTTGAGATTTTCTGTAACTAGTTAAATGAAATCTTAACCCATGACCAGAGTCAAATACTGTATACATTTGTAGGCTAGATCTATATGGGCGAAAGCAGCACCTCGACGTTCTCACCCCTCAGCACCGCCATCATTCGTTTTCTACACTTCTGCAGGGACCTACATACACATTGATATATGAGCCCTTCAGAAACCACATTGATCAACTGTATAAGTGGAAAGGCACAGAAAAGTAACGATTAGTCTACTAACACAACTAATGAAGTGTAatctaagtagagatttgtttcattcgCTAAGTATTACAACGAGTATGATATTTTGaatattgtatacatatatttttatatattatatatattttgtgcatttttatagttttaaattttctttaagTGGATCAAAATTCGCAGTCTACCGATGATATTACAGATACTGCCTTCTAAGTTCACCTTagaatttatttacatttattttttgaGAATTAAACATTGATTACTTATGTAGTGGAAATAGGAAATCAACAAAATACAGAGTTGATCAATCTGACTTCTGAAAGATtcatatacagtaataataaGAGAATCATTCGATCCTCATTATGTATATCACGATAGATTGCGATTATTCAAATACAGTTTGACGAACGATGTCCGATAATGATTATgcatttgagaaaaatatatttttagtgaTATCACGATATCTTTTTTCATCGTTATGGTAATCtcgttttcataaaattattgtGAGATTTATGAAATACTATCGTAACATAGCGGTGAAAAGGCGAACTAATTTCTCTATCTGTCCTTGTCCACACTAGTGCCACAGACGAGGTACAAAATAGACGTGACATTCAATGCATTTTCGTTTTGGAGGTCATTCTACCCTTATAATATTTTCGAATCGCATGCGACGTTATCGATTTAGTATAGTAGCGGTTCTTATGACATTACAAATAGGGTGTATAGGACAAGACATTTTACGCGTGAAGTAAAATAACAATATGTACTCTATTGTACTCCAACTGTATTATGATACAACTGATCGGAAAGGTAATTTCGTGTAAAAACTATTGACGAATTAACGCAAACCGCTCGTCTGCACCGGTCCAAAAATTGGGCGCGCAAACGCGTCGGCAAACGCGCGTTCTTTACACCGGATATTAACAATATTTTGTAAACAacttacaaattatattttatacagatTATAATTTACGATTCGATTGTGAATGGTTAATTGGATTGAGCATGACTAATCGTTTCTTTGACTAATCGTTTCACCGATTCTGTTATCCTAGATCCTATTAGGCTCGAATGTCACTTGTTCATTTTAAAACAAGTACCTGTCTGGAGGTTACACTGCCTATAAATGCATACACTTAGGCACCAAACCTTCCACTTCGGCcgtaaaatattggaaaatcaCAAGAATCATTGGAAAATTCAAGAAACGACAGGATCCTATGAGTTCTTTCAATCCGTGAACACTGCATTCAAGCATGACATAgttttaagtaaaataaatgtaaattttatattatattatttctattacaTTGCCTacgtgtatataatattttgtcaCATACATAATATGTGCGTCATTATAAACCATATAAACAATACATctacaatattatatacatttaaaaGTATTATACCATTTAATATAGCATAGCTTATGGGTAATatgttacattatattataaaactAAATTTGATGTAAATTACTGTATATTCTCACAATTTCATTGAAGAAATCAATATCACAAAGAGGATCCTCCTGTTTTATCATTCGCCCTTAACTGTCGTCACTCTAAGCCCTCATCCTCGCTATCTTCACAAATTAGAAAAAGGGAACGtacaaaaatttcgaaatatatttttgtttacataTTAAATGTAAATGAACATTCAAAGTGGGAATAAACAAGTAAATGTTTATAACTAAcacaaaatatttagaaataggAAAAATTTTCAGAAACATTCACAAAAATCTATATAAATTAAGCAAACAGCCTCCGTCTTCCATCTTAATCATAGTCGTATCGTCTATATTTGTCATGTGACACATCAGCCCCTCTGCATCTATTATCAATCCTACCCTCTGTCTTTATCGAATACTGTGACGGTGTCTCTCTATCGCCACTCCTATCGTTTGTTCTTGTCGCACGCTATCCCCTTCCTGTCTGTGGTCGTCATGTACAGCCAACTGTTAGGTAGTGAAGGAACTGAAACTTGGAGCATTTATGGATAGATGGCAAAATGTGGTATGTCCGAACACAAAAATAGAGCTACATGATCTGTGTGTTGGATAAACCATGTGATACCATCTATCCAAAAACGACCTAAGTTATAATTCCTTCGATATATAATAAATGGCGGGACGTGGCATATCTGTAGACAGAACTTAACCTACTTGATCTGAAACATGGGTTGGACAAGCCATGGGGTGTCATCTACCTTTCAGTTCCTTCGCTATATAATACATGGCAGCACATGCCTTGATCGCAGATAAGGAGGGTAATAGTGTACGACAAAGCAAACAATAGGAGTGCCGATAGAAACAGATTGCCGATTGGTTATGCcaatataattgataattagTCTTaacttttttgcaatatttggatatttatataatattaacaaaggtctacaaagaaaaaagaaataaaaaatgctAAGATATGTACTACTTACAACGTATATCGCATCGAGAAGGAAATCATTAAGAAGAGTAATAATGTACAgtaataacataaaatataatatagtgtttcttatttttattatgtaaCTAATATGCTATGACATATATCGTATTCGAAAATATTAAGATTTGCCTTGAAAAGCTGATATGCAGTagtaaagtaataaatcgaCCTATTCTTAAATCTAGTTTCAATTAATTAaggaaatttgtttaatttagttcATTTTTCAGGCCCATTTTCtctgtattattaataattgaaataaatcacAATATTTATCAGATTAATTAAACTATAAATTTATGCAATATTTATATAGGCAACTAGCAATTTATTATTAGATAAAATAGGTTCTATCGAACAAAACGAAATTAAACTACAAAGCGACAAATGCTTTATCCATTCTTGCCTTGCTATTTTATATTCTGGTTAATAATACATCTCGTTACGAAATTGAGATTTAAATTAACTTCCAGAATCgtagagaaagaaacgaaggacCAATAAGGATCAAGGACAGTTACGATAATTTGTCATTTGCAATTGATCCTAAATGCATGTATTAACCATAAAAAGCGAACGTTCCAacttgatttatttaaaaacaaagttttttaataaaatatttatcatttcaCTTTTCTAGACATCAGTATTAAAGACTAGAAATTAACGTTATTACAACGACGATACTGATTTTTTCCTCGTATTCCTACAATACCTATACAAATTTCctaaaaattgaatttacaacAAATTGGTACTAATCGATCAAAGAAAGAACGTGTTATCCGTAACTGATAGTATATCCCATGGAAATCATAAGTGTCTCTTTAATAGCAGGATGTAGCTGTTTTTCTATGTATCTGGTCAAAGCCTGGCTGGCACCGCGTAAAAACACATCTTCCATTTCTCTGGCGACGTGTTCTTTCGACTGCCAATTTCTACTATCGTTTTCTAAGTCAATTGGGAAAATATTATCCAACGTTTCATCGATATACAAATGTCTGGTTTCTTTCGGCGCGTCGTTCTCACTTATGTGATAGCTATCTTCTCTTTTAACGTTCGCCTTTGATTCGTTGTTGTCGTCTAAATTTTTCGGAAGAATCTTCGTTATATTGTTCAAGTTGCTTTGCCTCGTTTGATGTTGTTCGGTGCAATTGCCAGTTTCGTTGGTTTTTGACCGTTTACTGGTCAATGCTGTTGCAAAATCTTCAGGAGTAATTGTCTCCGTAGATCGTAATATCTTTATGGGATGACTGCTGGCTTCCTGACCACTTTCGAAAGATCCTGGAAAGCGGCGAACGCTCGAGGAACTTACGACAACGTCAGATTCGACCAGGGCTCGCTTTTCTCTTGGCGGAGATTTAGTCAGCCAAATGTTTTTTCTCCATATTCCTAATTTCGTAAGAGGTGCGCTTACGATACGAGACTGACGAGTTTCGTTTGGTATAACGATATCTACTTCTTTTGAAACACCCACCAATTGACGTGGTTCCGCTGCTTCGTAATCATCGTGCAATGTTAGGGGCAGAAGTCCATACTGCAGAAGATTAAATGTTTTATTCTTGATACAGCAGAAATTAAAAGTCAATTAGAGGATAACTTATCAATACCTGAGCACTTACAATggctataaaaagtatttacatatcattgtatttattatagcatttatatGCTAAAGGGTTAATTAATAGGCCCAGAGTATATTAGATTCTGTATCATTTGGTAGTACTTTCGTATAAATACAGGACTTGGATATTACGAAGATGAAATGTAGAACTTGATAAAAACGCTCCAGTGGAAAATAAAGGAATGTACCCAtaatttttgtagccactgtatcatagaaaacttttatggatatattgtatatatatttttaatatattataaaatttcattctctCATTATATCTGTGAAACGAGGCACCACttttatgattatattggtaaagtttgttgctaatgaaatttcaaactttttcctataacataaataatatattcagAAAAGATTTCTATAAGTGTTCGCGTGTCTTTTTGAGCTACTATAGACTACAGATATTTACGCAAAGTCATAGTTTTACGaaaaagattaaagaaatggaacctAAGCAACAATGTGTTGTTACGTGTTATATGTAATCTCTATATTTTTGCACCTTTAAGTTTCCCATAAATACATcaatatccgcagtctacttaTTAGAAGCGAAATAAACGAATTACCTCGTCTCGAGGTGGATAAAATGGAGGCCACTTGTCTTGTCTTTTAATTTGCTTGTCTAAACGCGTAGGGCGACAACCGTAAGCGTAGATAGAAGCAAATCTGGGCTCTAAGAAGCTGGACTCCGTTCGTATGCGCATCTGTCCTCTACCACGAGCGATTGGACTTGTTAAAAAGTCAACACCTGCTCGTCTCAATCTTAGAGTCATCGTACAAGATTCAGCCGGTATAGGTGGCTGATGATCCCGCGGCATTAACGAAACTATCCCAGAGACGGATAAATCATTAAACATCACCCGAGTCTGCAGAGAATTGTTGCCAGGCTCGTAAATACATTTTTCGACCCTGGCCCATGGATTTCCGGTGTTTCTAGCACCTTGTGGCAACTAAACAGCAGAGAACTATGTTAAAAAGGAATTAACGTTTAGAATTCTTTTTTAACAATCAAGTTTAAATATAAGTTTCCCGCTTAAAGCTTTTGACAAATCTCAACGGACAACTATTCTGT encodes the following:
- the LOC117155047 gene encoding RING finger protein 207 isoform X2, translating into MANSAGTTVDGIDVGENDGTTGVTGGGPRNPLICGVCHDYYNEPCLLSCFHTFCARCIRGPHLEGKVSCPICGQQTQLKDGAQQPPPDQLIRQLVELANSENPPCANCDKRDKSTMFFCTTCGQALCTHCRENTHRAKMFSTHEVLHMSKCTKDTQRRCPTHGEQYIMYSQSAKCMLCATCFRDTPADARLHCVDIESAWQQASKKMERAVNSICELQAGVRDGVLALKSQLDELRHSLDSEKRTLNSFCQGMQEAITKTHGSTLTELQRQFETKERMVRSQLLSLGSALPVLQMHLMLCTAFTSGATKYQFLELAHPMLERLSRVAQLGYPSRPPLLTAHLKTNYKNEFARALQPYIGQSQKESLYDQTHTTAQQDPPVIQSSKSAHRIPTKSGTDGGPFSSHCRTFDSQLKELNQQLLTVKERLEELHRDVAVLRRANTPPLGIRYEQVARDCRVLEQQLEHYQMELERLRNVFDTLWDEQLCRIHIEKEIFHSQMNDILSLRSQVKQLQNLAQQLEPYIKSFATGVSAGEVSMIASDAASNQHLQALLDHLARLQMQEPPQPQTQAPTKDHRHSRTTATSADNALYMKETKEVPTRCRTPSADVEAILDSSGNIIVYGTAKSTDSKRGMLNQLIEKARSKEDRKKSPGREESRDRSQSRRPRKSPDNTKPKTPPGHWSASKVRSLYRSLKGGSGDNSAEGLDQPERCTDSQQPQSHTTAGEEGEYQRISEASSTGEVKKRVQAQVHAVPDEQSIPAGKGTKVYPASDSEDVFYADEKASTEVRRRRRASCDSLSTTGSGSRRSSIVDGTVGQSAQDPRKTMVLLIGPTPKSSSLVQKQRSWETFPRPKSKRSVTTSEGGASSLSQLKKTDSFEGHEETVRTLVAAVQETRSHLHHRHVHHHRHHRKSKTN
- the LOC117155047 gene encoding RING finger protein 207 isoform X6, with translation MFFCTTCGQALCTHCRENTHRAKMFSTHEVLHMSKCTKDTQRRCPTHGEQYIMYSQSAKCMLCATCFRDTPADARLHCVDIESAWQQASKKMERAVNSICELQAGVRDGVLALKSQLDELRHSLDSEKRTLNSFCQGMQEAITKTHGSTLTELQRQFETKERMVRSQLLSLGSALPVLQMHLMLCTAFTSGATKYQFLELAHPMLERLSRVAQLGYPSRPPLLTAHLKTNYKNEFARALQPYIGQSQKESLYDQTHTTAQQDPPVIQQSSKSAHRIPTKSGTDGGPFSSHCRTFDSQLKELNQQLLTVKERLEELHRDVAVLRRANTPPLGIRYEQVARDCRVLEQQLEHYQMELERLRNVFDTLWDEQLCRIHIEKEIFHSQMNDILSLRSQVKQLQNLAQQLEPYIKSFATGVSAGEVSMIASDAASNQHLQALLDHLARLQMQEPPQPQTQAPTKDHRHSRTTATSADNALYMKETKEVPTRCRTPSADVEAILDSSGNIIVYGTAKSTDSKRGMLNQLIEKARSKEDRKKSPGREESRDRSQSRRPRKSPDNTKPKTPPGHWSASKVRSLYRSLKGGSGDNSAEGLDQPERCTDSQQPQSHTTAGEEGEYQRISEASSTGEVKKRVQAQVHAVPDEQSIPAGKGTKVYPASDSEDVFYADEKASTEVRRRRRASCDSLSTTGSGSRRSSIVDGTVGQSAQDPRKTMVLLIGPTPKSSSLVQKQRSWETFPRPKSKRSVTTSEGGASSLSQLKKTDSFEGHEETVRTLVAAVQETRSHLHHRHVHHHRHHRKSKTN